In the genome of Halostella limicola, one region contains:
- a CDS encoding HAD family hydrolase: MPYEEYDGVVYDLDGTLVDLVVDWGVVAADVEAVYEEAGIDPGRRSLWDLLEAARGHDLFDEVNEAIAAHEREGARESRRLPLADELAALDRPAAVCSLNCAEACTVALAEHGLEEYVAAVVGRDTVATWKPDPESLLAAVEATGADPSRAVFVGDSERDARAAERAGVDFVYVD, encoded by the coding sequence GTGCCGTACGAGGAGTACGACGGCGTCGTGTACGACCTGGACGGAACGCTCGTCGACCTGGTCGTCGACTGGGGCGTGGTCGCCGCTGACGTTGAAGCGGTGTACGAGGAGGCGGGGATCGACCCCGGGCGGCGGAGCCTCTGGGACCTGCTGGAGGCCGCCCGCGGGCACGACCTCTTCGACGAGGTGAACGAGGCGATCGCCGCGCACGAGCGCGAGGGGGCCCGCGAGTCGCGTCGCCTACCGCTCGCGGACGAACTGGCGGCGCTGGACCGGCCCGCGGCGGTCTGCTCGCTCAACTGCGCCGAGGCCTGCACCGTCGCGCTGGCCGAACACGGGCTGGAGGAGTACGTCGCGGCCGTCGTCGGCCGCGACACCGTCGCGACGTGGAAGCCCGACCCCGAATCGCTGCTGGCCGCCGTCGAAGCGACCGGGGCGGACCCGTCGCGCGCGGTGTTCGTCGGCGACTCCGAGCGCGACGCGCGGGCCGCCGAACGCGCCGGCGTCGACTTCGTCTACGTGGACTGA
- a CDS encoding helix-turn-helix domain-containing protein: MAKYSTGGSSGSGDGDACELCGTESGSLREANVAGAQLQVCPDCAPHDDNAYKDEKKRSGGGSDGDRTREAVRNAAKASPAWNDDSEHWEEEGTNYDDDQLPYLVSNYGDELQAARQDAGLQRSELAEELDADESDLLAIEQGRATQAGVGGSLVRALEQRLDVTLVEST; encoded by the coding sequence ATGGCAAAGTACTCGACGGGCGGATCGTCGGGCTCCGGCGACGGCGACGCCTGCGAACTCTGCGGTACCGAGAGCGGGTCGCTCCGCGAGGCGAACGTCGCGGGGGCGCAGCTGCAGGTCTGTCCCGACTGTGCGCCGCACGACGACAACGCCTACAAGGACGAGAAGAAGCGGTCCGGGGGCGGTAGCGACGGCGACCGGACGCGCGAGGCGGTCCGCAACGCCGCGAAGGCGAGCCCGGCCTGGAACGACGACTCTGAGCACTGGGAGGAGGAAGGCACCAACTACGACGACGACCAGTTACCGTACCTCGTCTCGAACTACGGCGACGAGCTTCAGGCGGCCCGGCAGGACGCCGGGCTGCAGCGGTCGGAACTCGCCGAGGAACTCGACGCCGACGAGTCCGACCTCCTGGCGATCGAACAGGGGCGCGCGACTCAGGCCGGCGTTGGGGGGAGCCTCGTCCGCGCGCTCGAACAGCGCCTCGACGTGACGCTGGTCGAGTCGACGTAG
- a CDS encoding alpha/beta fold hydrolase, translated as METVTHQGRETAYRRSDRGGDGVPLLCVHGSGGNKGVWKSQFRLADDRPVVAMDLSGHGDSDDIDADEGYSTLSAYADDVIAVAEETDAGVLVGNSLGGAVVMHVALERDFDPDALVLAGTGARLSVNEDLLGWLADDFDRAVEFLHEPGKLFDDPDDDLVDLSEAAMRECGRAVTARDFRTCHGFDVRDRVDEIAVPALAIVGENDRLTPPWFHEFLADELPDAALAVVDDAAHLAMLEQPGSFNAAVKNFLSGLE; from the coding sequence ATGGAAACTGTCACGCATCAGGGCCGCGAGACGGCCTACCGGCGCTCCGACAGGGGCGGTGACGGCGTACCGCTTCTCTGTGTTCACGGGAGCGGCGGCAACAAGGGCGTCTGGAAGTCGCAGTTCCGGCTCGCGGACGACCGCCCCGTCGTCGCGATGGACCTCTCCGGCCACGGCGACTCCGACGACATCGACGCCGACGAGGGGTACAGTACTCTCTCCGCGTACGCGGACGACGTGATCGCCGTCGCGGAGGAGACCGACGCCGGCGTCCTCGTCGGCAACTCGCTCGGGGGGGCCGTCGTCATGCACGTCGCGCTGGAGCGCGACTTCGACCCCGACGCGCTCGTCCTCGCGGGGACGGGCGCGCGGCTCTCGGTCAACGAGGACCTGCTCGGCTGGCTCGCGGACGACTTCGACCGCGCGGTCGAGTTCCTCCACGAACCCGGGAAGCTGTTCGACGACCCCGACGACGACCTGGTCGATCTCTCCGAGGCCGCCATGCGCGAGTGCGGCCGGGCGGTGACGGCGCGGGACTTCCGGACCTGCCACGGGTTCGACGTCAGGGATCGGGTGGACGAGATAGCGGTCCCCGCGCTCGCGATCGTCGGCGAGAACGACCGCCTCACGCCACCGTGGTTCCACGAGTTCCTCGCGGACGAACTGCCGGACGCCGCGCTGGCCGTCGTCGACGACGCGGCGCACCTCGCGATGCTGGAGCAGCCGGGGTCGTTCAACGCCGCGGTGAAGAACTTCCTGAGCGGTCTGGAGTAG
- a CDS encoding helix-turn-helix transcriptional regulator has translation MDSLSFVVGSAARREVLAALAPGPATRGEVLDAARSSKSSVYDALNKLEEHGLVHQRADDTWATTSAGQVLSDAITRCERTGDVLDSEAAYWEEHDATDIPERFRAEFHALEGYEVVRSPDTDPYRASRVVADTIASVGRVSVVAPVYHDRYADAMNQSPDADRRLVITPDVLEQLVEDAPDGPEGADHVESRVYAAEFAMVVSDDTLLLSLPTLDGSYDPHTEVVAETDAAIDWGERLFERIWERATDAERFVADRYGEAALDE, from the coding sequence ATGGATAGCCTGAGTTTCGTCGTCGGTTCCGCGGCCCGCCGCGAGGTGCTGGCCGCGCTCGCCCCCGGCCCGGCGACCCGCGGCGAGGTGCTCGACGCCGCGCGGTCGAGCAAGTCGTCGGTGTACGACGCGCTGAACAAACTCGAGGAGCACGGTCTCGTCCACCAGCGCGCAGACGACACCTGGGCGACCACGTCGGCCGGACAGGTGCTCTCGGACGCGATAACGCGGTGCGAGCGGACGGGGGACGTGCTCGACAGCGAGGCCGCGTACTGGGAGGAACACGACGCCACCGATATCCCGGAACGGTTCCGCGCCGAGTTCCACGCGCTGGAGGGGTACGAGGTCGTCCGATCGCCCGATACCGACCCCTACCGAGCGTCGCGGGTCGTGGCCGACACGATCGCGTCGGTCGGTCGCGTCTCCGTCGTCGCGCCGGTGTATCACGACCGGTACGCGGACGCGATGAACCAGTCGCCGGACGCGGACCGCCGCCTCGTCATCACGCCGGACGTGCTCGAACAACTCGTCGAGGACGCGCCAGACGGCCCGGAAGGGGCGGACCACGTCGAGAGCAGGGTGTACGCGGCGGAGTTCGCGATGGTCGTCTCCGACGATACGCTCCTGTTGTCGCTCCCGACGCTCGACGGGTCCTACGACCCGCACACGGAGGTCGTCGCCGAAACCGACGCCGCGATCGACTGGGGAGAACGCCTCTTCGAACGGATCTGGGAGCGAGCCACCGACGCCGAGCGGTTCGTCGCGGACCGCTACGGCGAGGCCGCCCTCGACGAGTAA
- a CDS encoding acyl-CoA dehydrogenase family protein, translating to MELSEEQRAVRDVVREFAEEEIRPLAREADETQTFPEEVWDGLADLDLTGLTVPEEYGGYDAGRLTYSVVNEQVAYGMLSVATALSVHCLATSCIATFGSEDQKERWLPEMVDGRPVGAFALSEPEAGSNPAEMTTEARREGDEYVIDGDKQWITNGERAGVVVLFAKTDRDDPNSVTQFLVPKDADGLEVGKKEDKLGLRASDTTSLTFDGVRIPAENRLTEEGKGLSAALEILTGGRIGIASQAVGLAQSALDEAVEYAGEREQFGKPIGDIQTIRHKLADMQTQVRASRLLTRDAAAREDRGDDVRMAASMAKYFASEAAMDVTNEAVQIHGGYGYVTEGDVERLYRDAKITTIYEGTSEIQKTVIAREMLD from the coding sequence ATGGAGCTATCCGAGGAGCAACGCGCGGTCCGGGACGTAGTCCGGGAGTTCGCAGAGGAGGAGATCCGTCCGCTGGCGCGCGAGGCCGACGAGACCCAAACGTTCCCCGAGGAGGTGTGGGACGGCCTGGCCGACCTCGACCTCACGGGCCTGACCGTGCCCGAGGAGTACGGCGGCTACGACGCCGGCCGCCTGACGTACAGCGTGGTGAACGAGCAGGTCGCCTACGGGATGCTGTCGGTCGCGACGGCGCTGTCGGTCCACTGCCTCGCGACCTCCTGCATCGCGACGTTCGGGAGCGAGGACCAGAAGGAGCGCTGGCTGCCGGAGATGGTCGACGGCCGACCGGTCGGCGCGTTCGCGCTCTCGGAGCCGGAAGCCGGGTCGAACCCGGCGGAGATGACCACCGAGGCGCGAAGGGAGGGCGACGAGTACGTCATCGACGGCGACAAGCAGTGGATCACGAACGGGGAGCGCGCCGGCGTCGTCGTCCTCTTCGCCAAGACCGACCGCGACGACCCGAACAGCGTCACGCAGTTTCTCGTCCCGAAGGACGCGGACGGGCTGGAGGTCGGCAAGAAGGAGGACAAACTCGGCCTCCGTGCGAGCGACACGACCTCGCTCACCTTCGACGGCGTGCGGATCCCCGCCGAGAACCGCCTGACTGAAGAGGGGAAGGGACTGAGCGCCGCCCTCGAGATCCTCACCGGCGGACGTATCGGCATCGCCTCGCAGGCGGTGGGCCTCGCACAGTCGGCGCTCGACGAGGCGGTCGAGTACGCGGGCGAGCGCGAGCAGTTCGGCAAGCCCATCGGCGACATCCAGACGATCCGCCACAAGCTCGCGGACATGCAGACGCAGGTGCGGGCGAGCCGCCTGCTGACCCGGGATGCCGCCGCCCGCGAGGACCGCGGCGACGACGTGCGTATGGCAGCGAGCATGGCGAAGTACTTCGCCAGCGAGGCCGCGATGGACGTGACCAACGAGGCGGTCCAGATCCACGGCGGCTACGGCTACGTCACCGAGGGCGACGTCGAGCGGCTCTACCGCGACGCGAAGATCACGACGATCTACGAGGGGACGAGCGAGATCCAGAAGACCGTGATCGCCCGCGAGATGCTGGACTAG
- a CDS encoding DUF5822 domain-containing protein, with translation MPKRVDTADADDAASDTPPDEVDYTRVMQLTFVTTILAGVPLVVALSLFVTLPTWAARAEFAVRVGAFVWLATGIGMFLRERRRVQST, from the coding sequence GTGCCAAAACGCGTCGACACCGCGGACGCGGACGATGCGGCGTCCGATACGCCCCCCGACGAGGTCGACTACACGCGGGTCATGCAGCTCACCTTCGTCACGACCATCCTCGCGGGCGTCCCGCTCGTCGTCGCGCTGTCGCTGTTCGTCACGCTCCCCACGTGGGCCGCCCGCGCGGAGTTCGCCGTCCGGGTCGGCGCGTTCGTCTGGCTCGCGACCGGAATCGGCATGTTCCTGCGCGAGCGCCGGCGGGTTCAGTCCACGTAG
- a CDS encoding alanyl-tRNA editing protein, with protein MTTLAAAEPYTTRFQTEIAAVDGRDVTLETTYFYPESGGQPADRGKIDGVDVEHVRKDGEAVVHTLATAPEWSAGHRALCEVDWTFRMYCMRAHTASHALYGAGRRLLDDLGYGGFGIDEEKVRIDFRTSSDVTDETLVELERLVNEAVWDSRDVSWEEIPLAEARDRDDVAFNTKTEEGVFGEADTVRIVTIEDWDVAACGGTHVRNTREVGPVTLLDRSNPGEGLTRVEFAVGAAGIERRATEKTAALDASAVLGTNVDDLPAAAERLREENADLKDEVERLRAEALDRRLERLCEDAVEREGRTWVVGTVDGVGPNDVDDRARQLAGDRADVVALVGRDDPPFVVVGATSGADAVVDDVTAAFGGGGGGSDRVAQAGGLTGDPETVVAYLKSGEMPDG; from the coding sequence ATGACCACGTTAGCCGCCGCGGAACCGTACACGACGCGGTTTCAGACGGAGATCGCGGCAGTCGACGGCAGAGACGTGACGCTGGAGACGACGTACTTCTACCCCGAGAGCGGCGGCCAGCCGGCCGACCGCGGGAAGATCGACGGCGTCGACGTCGAACACGTCCGCAAAGACGGCGAGGCGGTCGTTCACACGCTGGCGACGGCCCCGGAGTGGAGCGCGGGACACCGCGCGCTCTGCGAGGTAGACTGGACGTTCCGCATGTACTGCATGCGGGCGCACACGGCGAGCCACGCGCTCTATGGCGCGGGCCGTCGCCTGCTGGACGACCTCGGCTACGGCGGCTTCGGTATCGACGAGGAGAAAGTGCGGATCGACTTCCGCACGTCGTCCGACGTGACCGACGAGACGCTCGTGGAACTGGAGCGACTGGTCAACGAGGCCGTGTGGGACTCCCGCGACGTGTCGTGGGAGGAGATCCCGCTCGCGGAGGCGCGCGACCGCGACGACGTGGCGTTCAACACGAAGACCGAGGAGGGCGTGTTCGGCGAGGCCGACACTGTGCGGATCGTCACGATCGAGGACTGGGACGTGGCCGCCTGCGGCGGGACGCACGTCCGGAACACGCGGGAGGTCGGCCCGGTGACGCTGCTCGACCGATCGAATCCCGGGGAGGGGCTCACTCGCGTCGAATTCGCCGTCGGGGCCGCCGGTATCGAGCGCCGCGCGACGGAGAAGACCGCTGCGCTCGACGCGAGCGCGGTGCTGGGGACGAACGTCGACGACCTCCCGGCGGCGGCCGAGCGCCTGCGGGAGGAGAACGCCGACCTGAAGGACGAGGTCGAGCGGCTTCGAGCGGAGGCGCTCGACAGGCGGTTGGAGCGACTGTGCGAGGACGCGGTAGAACGGGAGGGACGGACCTGGGTCGTAGGTACGGTCGACGGCGTGGGTCCGAACGACGTCGACGACCGCGCGAGACAGTTGGCGGGCGACCGCGCGGACGTCGTGGCGCTCGTCGGGAGGGACGACCCTCCGTTCGTGGTAGTGGGTGCTACGTCGGGCGCTGACGCCGTCGTCGACGACGTCACCGCCGCGTTCGGCGGAGGCGGTGGTGGTTCGGACCGCGTCGCACAGGCTGGCGGACTGACGGGCGATCCGGAGACCGTGGTCGCCTACCTGAAGTCGGGCGAGATGCCCGACGGGTGA
- the cysE gene encoding serine O-acetyltransferase: MLEGPQEDVRAALERDPAAKSRLEVALCYAGLHAVWFHRIAHALWNRGFRLTARVLSQFSRFLTGVEIHPAAEIGRRLFIDHGAGVVIGETAEVGDDVHMHHGCTLGGNDPRPVKRHPTVEDGVVMGANATLVGDIIVGEDAAIGAGAVVVDDVAPGETMVGVPASPVGGDESAETEESSESGGESSADDGSEVSGEIGTGPVDPDESPVSE, from the coding sequence ATGCTTGAGGGCCCCCAAGAGGACGTGCGGGCCGCGCTTGAGCGCGACCCCGCCGCCAAGAGCAGGCTGGAGGTGGCGCTCTGCTACGCCGGCCTACACGCCGTCTGGTTCCACCGGATCGCCCACGCGCTGTGGAACCGCGGGTTCCGGCTGACGGCGCGCGTGCTCTCCCAGTTCAGCCGCTTTCTCACGGGCGTCGAGATCCACCCGGCCGCCGAGATCGGTCGCCGCCTGTTCATCGACCACGGCGCGGGCGTCGTCATCGGCGAAACCGCCGAGGTCGGCGACGACGTGCACATGCACCACGGCTGCACGCTCGGCGGGAACGACCCCCGCCCGGTGAAGCGCCACCCGACCGTCGAGGACGGGGTCGTCATGGGCGCGAACGCGACGCTCGTCGGCGACATCATCGTCGGCGAGGACGCGGCGATCGGCGCGGGCGCGGTCGTCGTGGACGACGTCGCCCCCGGCGAGACGATGGTCGGCGTCCCCGCCAGTCCGGTCGGCGGCGACGAGTCGGCCGAGACGGAGGAAAGCTCGGAATCGGGTGGCGAGTCGTCGGCCGACGACGGCTCCGAGGTGTCCGGTGAGATCGGCACTGGTCCCGTCGACCCCGACGAATCGCCCGTCTCCGAGTAG
- the panB gene encoding 3-methyl-2-oxobutanoate hydroxymethyltransferase, whose amino-acid sequence MPTVPEVREKAGSEPITMITAYDAPTASLVDRADIDIVLVGDSMGNVSLGYETTLPVTVEEMASRTGAVVRGTDEALVVADMPFLSIGASREQSVENAGRMIKEEGADAVKLECGPHTVDLTERLVQLGVPVMAHLGLTPQHVNRLGGFTRQGTSDDAAQEIVDLAVEHERAGAFSLVLEHVPSNLAAEVTEAIDIPTIGIGAGPETDGQVLVFNDVIGLSERAPPFAEQFGDVRSEIEGAVGDYAEAVRSGEYPAEEHSHETEYDDLGY is encoded by the coding sequence ATGCCAACCGTTCCGGAGGTCCGAGAGAAGGCCGGGTCGGAGCCGATCACGATGATCACCGCGTACGACGCGCCGACGGCGTCGCTGGTCGACCGGGCGGACATCGATATCGTTCTGGTGGGCGACAGCATGGGCAACGTCTCGCTGGGCTACGAGACGACGCTCCCGGTCACGGTCGAGGAGATGGCCAGCAGGACCGGCGCGGTCGTCCGCGGCACGGACGAGGCACTCGTCGTCGCCGACATGCCGTTCCTCTCTATCGGCGCGAGCCGCGAGCAGAGCGTCGAGAACGCGGGACGGATGATCAAAGAGGAGGGCGCGGACGCGGTGAAACTGGAGTGCGGACCCCACACCGTGGACCTGACCGAGCGCCTCGTCCAGTTAGGCGTCCCGGTGATGGCTCACCTCGGGCTCACGCCCCAGCACGTCAACCGGCTCGGCGGCTTCACGCGCCAGGGGACAAGCGACGACGCCGCGCAGGAGATCGTCGATCTGGCGGTCGAACACGAGAGGGCGGGCGCGTTCTCGCTCGTCCTCGAACACGTCCCGTCGAACCTGGCCGCGGAGGTCACCGAGGCGATCGACATCCCGACGATCGGCATCGGCGCGGGGCCCGAGACGGACGGACAGGTGCTCGTGTTCAACGACGTCATCGGCCTCAGCGAGCGCGCGCCGCCGTTCGCGGAGCAGTTCGGCGACGTCCGCAGCGAGATCGAGGGGGCGGTCGGCGACTACGCGGAGGCCGTGCGCTCAGGCGAGTACCCCGCCGAGGAGCACAGCCACGAGACGGAGTACGACGATCTCGGCTACTGA